One window of Acomys russatus chromosome 28, mAcoRus1.1, whole genome shotgun sequence genomic DNA carries:
- the Ccdc105 gene encoding coiled-coil domain-containing protein 105: MPVLLPSTDRGQDSRVGAPEWRQAAQATSRKAHHLTDRCGQEAVTMWQPKDSVLDPNVAHHLGRAAYIEPWRFRVEMLKGGGTVEKPPPGEGVTLWKGKMKPPAWYARLPLPMHRLALAQQTAEVVHAHARGVRLTAARLGRAQHQINGQLRLLLRQREASDRRLSEVRKGLLINQQSVKLRGYRPKSEKIPDKADSMLEWEKEELKSMKRKMEKDMEKSETLLKALASCRDTLDFYCQERLQAVELMNQPLDKVLEQAGRHSWVDITRPPTPRTQGQKTPPPDPVGTYTPACAKALFEAKRLMMESKDTLAEMAKNEMDIQNQQKQISDRVCASLTQKMRETLELKERMTMTLGLMRGTIHRCMKFNQEMYVTRGLIKGPLLKRNLEAREKLNRPLVHMYQRHVGTQLPEATRLAQGTDKLTRHNLHMEKNLEELRATCGNLAWGLNCKKIGHDVDYDVVRLRLRQRHPHVCYEQAQRLVNDWDPQTPPRSQTNTALK, translated from the exons ATGCCTGTGTTGCTCCCCTCCACCGACCGTGGCCAGGACTCGCGCGTCGGGGCTCCAGAATGGCGCCAGGCGGCCCAGGCCACATCCCGCAAGGCACACCATCTGACCGATCGCTGTGGGCAGGAAGCAGTGACCATGTGGCAGCCCAAGGACAGTGTGCTGGACCCCAACGTAGCTCATCACCTGGGCCGCGCAGCCTACATAGAGCCCTGGCGCTTTCGGGTGGAGATGCTCAAAGGCGGCGGCACCGTAGAAAAGCCACCGCCTGGAGAAGGAGTCACACTGTGGAAAGGGAAGATGAAGCCCCCGGCCTGGTATGCACGCCTACCCCTGCCTATGCACCGCCTCGCACTCGCCCAGCAAACCGCCGAGGtggtgcacgcgcacgcgcgtgGGGTGCGCCTCACCGCTGCCCGCCTGGGCCGCGCGCAGCACCAAATCAATGGGcagctgcggctgctgctgcgcCAGCGCGAGGCCAGTGACCGCAGGCTCAGTGAAGTGCGCAAGGGCCTGCTCATCAACCAGCAGAGCGTCAAGTTACGGGGCTACCGACCCAAGTCTGAGAAG ATCCCAGATAAGGCTGACAGCATGCTTGAATGGGAGAAAGAGGAACTGAAGTCcatgaagagaaaaatggagaaagacatGGAAAAATCGGAGACCTTGCTCAAG GCTCTGGCCTCCTGCAGGGATACTCTGGACTTCTACTGTCAGGAAAGGCTACAAGCCGTAGAACTTATGAACCAGCCCCTGGACAAGGTTCTGGAGCAGGCTGGGCGCCACTCGTGGGTGGATATCACCCGACCCCCAACTCCTCGAACTCAAGGCCAGAAAACGCCTCCCCCTGACCCCGTGGGCACATACACCCCAG CGTGCGCTAAGGCCTTGTTTGAAGCCAAGCGCTTGATGATGGAGTCCAAGGACACCTTAGCAGAGATGGCCAAGAACGAGATGGACATTCAAAATCAACAGAAGCAGATAAGCGACCGCGTATGCGCCTCGTTAACACAGAAGATGCGCGAGACCTTGGAGTTGAAG GAAAGAATGACCATGACTTTAGGGCTAATGAGGGGAACTATCCACCGGTGTATGAAATTCAATCAAGAGATGTATGTCACGCGGGGCCTCATCAAG GGTCCTCTGTTGAAAAGAAACTTGGAGGCTCGAGAGAAACTGAACAGACCCTTGGTTCACATGTATCAGAGACACGTGGGCACCCAGCTCCCCGAGGCTACGCGCCTTGCCCAG GGTACGGACAAACTGACGCGCCACAACTTGCACATGGAAAAGAATCTAGAAGAGCTCCGTGCAACATGCGGCAACCTCGCCTGGGGCCTCAACTGCAAAAAGATAGGACATGACGTGGACTACGATGTAGTGCGCCTGCGCCTACGCCAGCGCCACCCGCACGTGTGCTATGAGCAGGCGCAGCGCCTGGTTAATGACTGGGACCCTCAAACACCACCACGCAGCCAAACCAATACCGCCCTCAAGTGA